The Fibrobacter sp. UWB16 genomic interval GGTCGCCGGAATCCTTTTCAAGGACATAGAGTTCTTCGGTCTTTGCCTCTAAGTCAAAGATACCCCCAGAGTTTATCGATGCGGCTGCGCAACTCGATAAGCCCGGTATGTGTAGTGTTGAATGCCATATCAAACCTCTAATATCAGCTAGTTAAAAAAAGAAGTGCCATCCTGAGTGCAGAACCGTAGATTCAAAATCGAAGGACCCAAAAGGATCTCTGGATTCTTCGACTTCGCTACGCTTCGCTCAGAATGACACGTACAAACAGTTCGTGCTATTACTTAGCAGCGCCGATTGCCTGAGGCGGTTCGTACTTCTTGTCGAGGTACTGGACCTTGTAGGTCTTGCCAAGTTCGTCGAGGTAAGCCTTGAGCTTTGCCTGGCGTTCCTGTTCGCGCTGTACACGCAAAATGTAGTCGATCTGGTGCTTGTAGCTTTCAAACTTGCCATCGTTCTTTTCGGTAAGCATGAAGATAGACACACCATCATTTTCGGTAATGACTTCAGAGATTTCACCGACCTTGATCTTGCCAACAGCCTTGGCAAAAGCGGCACTCTTGGACTTGGCGACAAACTTGTTCATGATACCGCCAGTCTTCTTGGCTTCCTTATCGTCGCTGTACATAGCGGCGAGCTGAGCAAACGTTGCCTTCTTGGAACGAACCTGGGCAGCAAGACCCTTCAACATGTCCTTGGCATCACTGATTTCCTGAGCGCTCTTACCCTTGGTAGAGATGAAAATACGAGCACCGCTAATGGTATCGTTGATAGCAACCTTGGACTGGTTGAGCTGCCAGAAAGCCTTGAGATCTTCTTCGGTCGGATCCTTCGGATACGGAACCTTCTTTTCGAGAATCTGTTCGCTCTTGAGCTGGTCTTCAATCTTGGACTTGAACTGAGCCATCGTCGTGTTAGACTTCTTGAGTTCCTTCTGAAAAGCATCTTCGCTCGGGAACTGCTTCTTGAAGAGAGCCGTCAAGCTATCAACCTTACCAGCGGACACCTTGATACCCATTTTCTTGGCTTCGAGCTTGATGAGTTCCTGACCCACGAGATTATCGACAACTGCATAGCGAAGTTGAGTCATCATTTCGTCGGTCAACTTCTGACCCGGAGCCTGCTGCTGACCGAGCATCGTTGCAAGGCTATCAATCTTACCACCAGAAATACCAGTTTTTTCGACGCGAATAACATCGAGGCTCTTCGAATTCATCAACTGAGCAGAGGCAATGCCGGCAGTAAGGAGCACGGCTGCAGCACCACGAGAAATAAGTTTAAGAGACATTATTTATCCTTTTATAAAAAAATCAAGGGTTTTAAAATTCAAGGGTTAATATAGAAAACTTACAACGCGCGAGCGTATCATCAGTGTGATTTTACGCAAACAAAACAATGTTCTTACAAAAAATTGAAGTTATGGCTCGTTTTTGCTAAATTATTGCACATGAACAAGATTAAAGTATATACGTTGCAAGGTAAATGGACTGGGGATTTCGATTCCAATAACAAGTGGTACAAGGACGAAGCGCTCAAGCTCAAGGGCAAAGACATCGATTTGCTCGTCCTCCCCGAGCTTTTCCACACTCCGTACTTCCCGTTCGAAGAAAACGCAGACTTTTTCGATTTGGCGATTGAAAAGGACCACCCGATTGTCGCCGAATGGCAAGAAATTGCAAAGGAACTGAACGCCGTTGTCGTGTTCCCGTTCTTTGAAAAGCGTGCCCGTGGCATTTACCACAACTCGGCATTCGTATTTGAACGCGACGGAAGCATCGCAGGGCTTTATCGCAAGAGTCACATTCCCGACGATCCCGCCTTCTACGAAAAGTATTACTTTATTCCGGGTGACACCGGTTTTGAACCGATCAAGACTAGCGCCGGTACGCTTGGCGTGCTTATTTGCTGGGACCAGTGGTTCCCCGAAGCAGCCCGCATCATGAGCCTCAAGGGCGCCGACGTGCTCATCTACCCGACCGCTATTGGCTGGATGGATTCTGAGCCCAAGGAAATTTATCCGAGACAGCAAGATAGCTGGATGACGGTCATGCGCGGACACGCGATTGCAAACCGCACATTCGTGATTGCAGCGAACCGCTCGGGTGTCGAAGGTCATCTCACGTTCTGGGGCACAAGCTTTGTCGCTGCACCGGACGGATACATCTTGCAAAAGTGCGATCCGGAATTCTTGGGTGCAAGCTATGTCGAGCTCGACCTTGCCGAAACCGAAGAAAATCGCCGTTGGTGGCCGCATTTCCGCGACAGACGCGTGGACTTGTACAAGGACATCCTCAAGATTTGGGCAGACTAGCATCACCGTCATCCTGAGCAAAGCGAAGGATCCAGTAAAAAGACAATTAAAAAGGATTTTTTCCATGACGAAAAATTCAATTCGTTATCCGGCGGAATGGGAAAAGCAGAGTGCCACGTGGCTTGCTTTCCCGCACAACAAGACGAACTGGTATGGTGAACGCGGCATCAACATCCGCAAGTTCTATGTAGAACTTATCCGTAACATCACGGAATTCCAGCCGGTGAACCTGTTGCTCCCGGCCAAGAACTTCTTGACCGATGAAGAAAAGGCGGCTCTCGTAAACCGCCCGTTCCCGGTGAACTTCATCGTCATCAAGACAAACGACATCTGGATTCGCGACTACGGTCCGTTCTTTATGAAGAAGGGCGACAAGAAGGTCGTCACTGAAACGCAGTTTAACGCTTGGGGCGCCAAGTTCCCGCCATGGGGACTCGACAACGCCATCCCGCAGAAGATTGCCGAAAAGCAAAAACTCCCGCTCAACGAAAGCGTTCCGTTCATCTTCGAAGGAGGCGCTATTGAAGTCAACGGTGACGGTCTCGGCATCACGACCGAAGATTGCCTTGTTGGCAAGAACCGCAATGACGAGAAGGATTTGAAGAAAGTCGTGAAAGCACTTTGCAAGGCTTTTGGCCTCAAGGAAATGCTCGTACTCCCGCACGGATTGCACGGCGACCACACGGACGGCCATATCGATAACGTAGCTCGCTTTGTCGAGAAAGACAGAGTCGTCATGTGCATGACGGACAACAAGCGCTCCCCTAACTACGCGATTTTGACCGATGCCAAGCAGTTCATCGAAAGCTGGCTCAAGGAACATTACGAAACCGCCAAGGTCGATACACTTCCGCTTCCGCCGCAGCGCGTGCTCGATGACGGACAAATTCTCCCGGCATCGTACATGAACTACATCTACGTGAACGGTGGACTCATCTTCCCGAAATACAAGTGTCCAAACGATGCGAAAGCCAAGAAGTATTTCGAGAGCGTGTACCCGGATCGCAAGGTGATTGGCATTGATTGCCGCACCGTGATTGAAGAAGGCGGCAGCCTCCACTGCATGAGCAAGCACGAAAGCGAGTAATTATTTCTTTCTCGCTTTTGCGATTGCTTCTTTTGCTAATTTATCTACAAGTTCATTCCACTTGACACCTGTATGGGCGGCGACCTTTTCGAACTGCACACGGTGCAGATAAGGTTTTGCAGCTGCCACATACATCTTGGCGATATTGCTCTTGGCTTGCCATTCGCCTTTTGCCCAGCGCGCAATGCCTTCGTAGTCATGGCAAATAACGCCATTTTGATTATGGGCATCAAGCCATTTCATTGCCTGGAACGAAGCCATCACTTCCCCATCGATATTGCGACTTTCGGCATCGAATGCTGTAATTCCCGAACCGCGGGCAAGTTCCTTGTCGTCTTCGGTTACAACAAAAGCCCAGCCGGCAGGGCCAAATCCCGGCGAAAACGAACCATCGACAAATACACGGATCCCATCGGGCGCAGGAGCCTCCATTCCGT includes:
- a CDS encoding carbon-nitrogen hydrolase, with protein sequence MNKIKVYTLQGKWTGDFDSNNKWYKDEALKLKGKDIDLLVLPELFHTPYFPFEENADFFDLAIEKDHPIVAEWQEIAKELNAVVVFPFFEKRARGIYHNSAFVFERDGSIAGLYRKSHIPDDPAFYEKYYFIPGDTGFEPIKTSAGTLGVLICWDQWFPEAARIMSLKGADVLIYPTAIGWMDSEPKEIYPRQQDSWMTVMRGHAIANRTFVIAANRSGVEGHLTFWGTSFVAAPDGYILQKCDPEFLGASYVELDLAETEENRRWWPHFRDRRVDLYKDILKIWAD
- a CDS encoding agmatine/peptidylarginine deiminase, encoding MTKNSIRYPAEWEKQSATWLAFPHNKTNWYGERGINIRKFYVELIRNITEFQPVNLLLPAKNFLTDEEKAALVNRPFPVNFIVIKTNDIWIRDYGPFFMKKGDKKVVTETQFNAWGAKFPPWGLDNAIPQKIAEKQKLPLNESVPFIFEGGAIEVNGDGLGITTEDCLVGKNRNDEKDLKKVVKALCKAFGLKEMLVLPHGLHGDHTDGHIDNVARFVEKDRVVMCMTDNKRSPNYAILTDAKQFIESWLKEHYETAKVDTLPLPPQRVLDDGQILPASYMNYIYVNGGLIFPKYKCPNDAKAKKYFESVYPDRKVIGIDCRTVIEEGGSLHCMSKHESE
- a CDS encoding peptidylprolyl isomerase translates to MSLKLISRGAAAVLLTAGIASAQLMNSKSLDVIRVEKTGISGGKIDSLATMLGQQQAPGQKLTDEMMTQLRYAVVDNLVGQELIKLEAKKMGIKVSAGKVDSLTALFKKQFPSEDAFQKELKKSNTTMAQFKSKIEDQLKSEQILEKKVPYPKDPTEEDLKAFWQLNQSKVAINDTISGARIFISTKGKSAQEISDAKDMLKGLAAQVRSKKATFAQLAAMYSDDKEAKKTGGIMNKFVAKSKSAAFAKAVGKIKVGEISEVITENDGVSIFMLTEKNDGKFESYKHQIDYILRVQREQERQAKLKAYLDELGKTYKVQYLDKKYEPPQAIGAAK
- a CDS encoding viroplasmin family protein is translated as MPKQKFYAIKSENEKKIVTTWDECLKLTHGVKGVLFKSFGSREEAQAWLDGMEAPAPDGIRVFVDGSFSPGFGPAGWAFVVTEDDKELARGSGITAFDAESRNIDGEVMASFQAMKWLDAHNQNGVICHDYEGIARWAKGEWQAKSNIAKMYVAAAKPYLHRVQFEKVAAHTGVKWNELVDKLAKEAIAKARKK